TGCTCCGGCGCCGTCGTCCACAGCGACGCGTCGCGCTGCCATACGCGCGAAGCTGCCTTCATCTTCACCAGTTCCTCGACGTAGCCGAGCACGGATGCCACGCCGGACGCCTCGCCGCGCGCCACAACCGCCGCGCGCTTGTCCTCGATGCCCTTCAGCAGCGACTCGAAGGCATCGGCGAACAACTTCACGCCGTCGTCCTGCAGCTTCTGCCACACGTGCTGCATCGAGATACCGGCCGCTTCGAGTTCTTCGAGTGTGCGCCGGGCGTCATCCAGTCCGTCGCGCAGCGTCGGTGCGACGATGCCGTGGTCACGAAAGGCTTTCAACGTGGCCGGGGGCAGCGTGTTCACCGTGTGTTCGCCGATGAGCGCCTCGACGTAGTAGGTGTCCTTGTAGGCCGGGTTCTTGGTACTGGTACTGGCCCACAGCACACGCTGCACGCGCGCGCCTTGCTCGGCAAGCACTTTGAATTCCGGCTCGGAGAAGATGCGCTCAAAGATCTCGTAGGCCAGCTTGGCGTTGGCGATGGCGGCTTTGCCCTTCAAGGCTTGCAGCCGTTCGCGCTGCGCTGTGTCGTGCTCCGGAAGCGCGGCAATCCGCTCATCGAGCAGCTTATCCACGAGTGTATCCACCCGGCTGACGAAGAACGAGGCAACCGAAGCGACGTCGAGCGACTGACCCTTCATCGCGCGCTCCTTCAAGCCGGCCAGGTAGGCCCGCGCGACGGCTTCGTAGCCCTCGAGTGAAAAGATCAGCGTGACGTTGATATTGATGCCATCGGCGATCAGCGTCTGGATGGCCGGGATGCCCGCCGGCGTAGCCGGCACCTTGACCATCAGGTTCTTGCGGCCCACCCGCTTGAACAGTCGCCGCGCTTCGTTCACCGTGCCCTCGTAGTCGTGCGCCAGCAGCGGCGACACTTCCAGGCTGACGTAACCGTCCAGGCCGTTGGTCTGCTCATAGATCGGCTCGAGCAAGTCCGCCGCCGATTGGATGTCGGCGATGGCGAGCGCCTCGTAGATCGCGTTGGCGTCGGCGCCGCGCTGCGCCAGGGCAATGATGTCGTCGTCGTAGTCGGCGCTGCCGGTGATGGCCTTCTCGAAGATCGCCGGGTTCGAAGTCAGGCCGAGGACGCCGTAGTCGTCAATTAGCGTTTGCATCTCGCCGGAGGCGATGATGCTGCGCTGGATGTTGTCGTACCAGAAACTCTGGCCGTATCGTCGCACTTCGAAGTTGGGATTTCCATTCTGGCTGGTCATAGCACTTGAGAAGGATGAGGGCGCGCCGTGCGGAGCGCGCACCCTTCGACCGTCATGCACAAGACTCACGTTCCATCTGCTCGACTTTTTTCAAACGAGCGACGTAGCGTTCGATGCCGTTGAAGCGCGCACCCAAAAAGGCGCGCACGATTTCCGCCGCCAACTCCACGCCGACGACCCGTGCGCCGAGCACGATCACGTTCATGTCGTCGTGTTCCACGCCCTGATGCGCGGAATAGGTGTCGTGGCACACGCACGCGCGAATCCCCCGCATCTTGTTCGCAGCGATGCAGATGCCGACGCCGCTGCCACAGATGAGCACCCCTCGCTCGGCCAGGCCCTGCTGCAAAGCCTCGCCGACGGCGCGCGCGAAGTCAGGATAATCGGATCGTTCTGCGTTGAATGCACCTAGGTCGAGCACCTCATGGCCGTCTTGTGTGAGGAGTTCGACAAGCGAGGTTTTGAGCGAAAAGCCGGCATGGTCGGCTGCTATTGCAACTCGCATCCGTTTCATTATATGCGGCGAACCGATCTTTATCCAGCTCACTGGGCGCGGGCGAAGGAGACGGCATGAAAGCCATGCCGGGCCGCACATGTGTTCACCGGTTGTCGGTGTGGCTTGACTTTCGATGAGACCCGCCCAGGCGTAAACGCCTGGGCTGAGCCGACGGCGAATACCGCTGCTAGCCGGTCTGCGCTCCCCCGTTGTGAAATGCACCCGCGACTTTCATTTCACAGGGCACATACTATAATGGTTGCGAGTTTTACCAGTTTACTTTCTGCAAATCACCGATGGGCCATAGCATGAGCGCCCAGAAATGATGTCACAGTGATGTCATATTGTCACCGGGTAGGCGCGTGCAGTCCTAGCGTCGGGATTGCGGTGGAACTAAGGAAATCGAAGTGGAGGAATCCGTGTCAGAGATCGTCGTCGAATCCCTCTGTAGCCTGTTGCCGAAACGCATCCAGAAATTAGGAGAGATCGCTTACAACCTATGGTGGACTTGGCATCCCGAAGCGCAACGCATCTTTCAACGTATCGAGCCGGTGTTGTGGGAAGAGGTGTATCACAACCCGGTCAAATTCCTGCATCGCGTGCCGCGTAAGGCACTCTCAGACGCAATGAAGGATCGGCGCCTGCTGGACGCCTACGACCGCACGGTGGCCGAATTCACGGCGTACATGAGCGGCCGCGACAACGGCAATGGCAAGCCCTGGTTTCAGAGCTATGCCGGCGCGTGGCCCGCGCGCAAAGGTCCCGTGGCCTACTTCTCGTTCGAATTTGGCCTGACCGAGGCATTGCCGATGTATGCCGGCGGCCTC
The window above is part of the Candidatus Roseilinea sp. genome. Proteins encoded here:
- a CDS encoding ribose-5-phosphate isomerase, producing MRVAIAADHAGFSLKTSLVELLTQDGHEVLDLGAFNAERSDYPDFARAVGEALQQGLAERGVLICGSGVGICIAANKMRGIRACVCHDTYSAHQGVEHDDMNVIVLGARVVGVELAAEIVRAFLGARFNGIERYVARLKKVEQMERESCA